The uncultured Bacteroides sp. genome includes the window CATATAATCCGTTATTTTAAATTGTTAATATTATATTATCATTTAACATTATGGGCGTTAAAATAACTACAAAAATCGGTCGGTTATTCCTCCTGTCATCTTTTTTTGTCCTCTTTTAACAGTGACTATTAAGTGATTAACAGCGGTTAACGACACAGGGTGACAAATTTACATTCATTGTGATACAAGTATGTAACTAGTCTATATACAGCTCAACAACTATTATGAACTGACTTTAGCGAAAGAGACAACTACTACAAAAGAGGAAATGCCTAACTCTTAAAAAGCAAGCATTCCCTCTTTTAGTTACTACTTCAATGCAAATTCTACCTCCGAACGGATATCGGTAGAAGATGAACCCACATAGACTTTGAACTTACCGGGTTCCGCTCTCCAGCCACCGGCTTTATCATCATAGAATTTTAAATCGTCGGCGGTAATGGCAAACACCACCTCTTTCTCTTCACCTGGAGCTAAAGCTATTTTATGGAAACCTTTTAGCTCTTTCAGCGGGCGAATCACACTGCATTTTTCATCACCGATGTAGAGCTGCACCACCTCTTTTCCGGCTACTGCACCGGCATTTTTTACCTCGACAGTTACCTTTAGCGTATCTTCGGCAGACATCTCTTTGTCTGAAATAACTGCTTTGCCGTAACTGAAACGGGTGTAACTCAATCCATATCCAAAAGGAAAGAGCGCCGGTATCTTTTTGGTATCGTGCCAGCGATAACCCACCAGAATATCTTCTTTATATACTTCATTGATACTATCTCCGGGGTAGCTGATCTTACCAAACGAATAAGCTCCGTTATCTGCCAACTTCACCGGAAAGGAGAAAGGCAACTTTCCACTCGGGTTCACTTCTCCGCTTAGCACATTGGCTATAGCAGTACCGGCTTCCGAACCCAAATACCAGGCCTGCAAAATAGAAGGAACTTCTTTCACCCATGGCATTGCTACGGCATTGCCGCTAATAAGTACCATCACCATGCGTTTGTTTACCTGCAACAGGCCGTTTATCAGCTCGTTTTGCCCGAAAGGAAGAGAATAGTCCAACCGGTCTCCGTCCTCGCAGTCTTGCAGATGATTTTTATTCAATCCGCCTACATAAATCACCACATCGGCATCAGCAGCCTGCCTGATTGCTTCAGCACGCAGAGAATCCGTCACAGCAGCAGGAATATGATCAACACCGTCATACAACGCACGTCCCGAAGCATATCCTTGTGCATACACTACTTTATTGCCATATCTGGCTTGTAAACCGGCCAACGGAGAAACTTCTTTTTTCACTTTCAATACCGAAGACCCACCGCCTTCGGTCAAGCGTCGGGTAGCATTTTCTCCCACCACCAGAATCTTATGATATTTACTTCCGTCAAGTAGTGGAAGCAACGCGGCTTCTTTCTTGGAGACAGGAGCATTTTTAAGCAACACAATCCCCTCTTCGGCCACCGTGCGCGAAACATTATAATGATCTTCTGTGGTAAATGAGCCCCATGGCTTATTCCTATTCATCGACGTGCGAAAGATAAGTCTCAAAACACGCGAAGCCTTGTCGTCAAGGGTC containing:
- a CDS encoding glycoside hydrolase family 3 C-terminal domain-containing protein — protein: MKKQLITAFALLTLLGLPGKAQTPVYLDDTKPIEVRIKDALSRMTIEEKVKLCHAQSKFSTSGVPRLGIPELWMSDGPHGVREEILWNSWGVAHWTNDSCTAFPALTCLAATWNPEMSAMYGKAIGEEARYRKKDVLLGPGVNIYRIPLNGRNFEYMGEDPYLSSTMVVPYIQGVQKNGVAACVKHYALNNQELWRGHINVELSDRALYEIYLPAFKAAVQKGGAWSIMGSYNKVRGQHACQSDLLLQKILKGEWGFDGAVITDWGGAHDTREAALNGLDIEMGSFTNGLTSESAFTYDDYYLAKPYLRMLKDGTVPMSTLDDKASRVLRLIFRTSMNRNKPWGSFTTEDHYNVSRTVAEEGIVLLKNAPVSKKEAALLPLLDGSKYHKILVVGENATRRLTEGGGSSVLKVKKEVSPLAGLQARYGNKVVYAQGYASGRALYDGVDHIPAAVTDSLRAEAIRQAADADVVIYVGGLNKNHLQDCEDGDRLDYSLPFGQNELINGLLQVNKRMVMVLISGNAVAMPWVKEVPSILQAWYLGSEAGTAIANVLSGEVNPSGKLPFSFPVKLADNGAYSFGKISYPGDSINEVYKEDILVGYRWHDTKKIPALFPFGYGLSYTRFSYGKAVISDKEMSAEDTLKVTVEVKNAGAVAGKEVVQLYIGDEKCSVIRPLKELKGFHKIALAPGEEKEVVFAITADDLKFYDDKAGGWRAEPGKFKVYVGSSSTDIRSEVEFALK